One window from the genome of Nitrospirota bacterium encodes:
- a CDS encoding addiction module protein, whose protein sequence is MGSISDELEDKIKSLPDIEKIELVDSILMQLDKPDPEIDRIWADEARKRWQAYKTDKLEAVPYEQIMDKYHSR, encoded by the coding sequence ATGGGAAGCATTAGCGATGAACTTGAAGATAAAATTAAGTCTTTGCCGGACATTGAAAAGATTGAGCTGGTAGATTCTATATTGATGCAGCTTGACAAGCCTGACCCTGAAATCGACCGTATTTGGGCAGATGAGGCGCGTAAACGCTGGCAGGCATACAAAACGGACAAATTAGAGGCGGTGCCTTATGAACAGATAATGGACAAGTATCACAGCAGGTGA